The window TCCTAAAAACATATGAACTGGTTTACCACAAgcaaaaaaatttaccaaaatggAAATCAAGTGTTGTGGAGGTGGTGGATGTAGAAAGTTCACATTCCTTTAATATGTTTCATGTGTTCTATACATTTAATCAACACAAGTATGTTGGGGGAATATGGGGCAAAATGTGTCAGTTTACTCAtccactataatatttaataGTTATTCCCTTGACCAAATGTCTTCCTCACCAGTTCGAGAGAAATAAGATAAAGGAGCCGTCTGTAACTATCCTTCATCTTGAATTGTGTAAGGTGTCAAAATATTTATGGAGACAGCAATGTCCAAAAAATGAATTAAAGTTCCATCAGGCTTTGGTGACATGGAAGATAAGTCGTATGCTACATGCTGTAATTTTTCCAATATCTTGTTGTTTATCAGAATAATTCATAAAGTTTTTTCTTCTAACATGGTTCTTTTGCTACCGAGGTTGGCTTCACACTAAGTGGAACAATACCTATGATTTATCACGGCACCAGAATGTGGGATTGGCATCCCTCAAATGGAGAGGGGAGAAGCTAATGATCTCCTATTACCTGTGTGTAATCTGTTGGTAAAGAAAGCTAGTGGAAGTCATGCGTTTTGAAGGGCAGGCAATACGCTCAAAGCGTGCACTTTTGCGCTTTTGACAACTATATGAAACATGGAATTTTACTTTGCTAGAAGTTTGAAAAAACACTTTTCCTTACAAGTTAAGGTTTCGAAAGTGGTGCTATATCATTACTTTTAATGAGAGGGAAATTGAAGAAAGAAGTTTGCCATTTAGAATGAGAGGCATCAGATGAGATTTCTAAACAAGATGGGACAGTGAAAGTATTAATTCCTAAGCATCACCGGCTCTTATAAATATACATACCATTGGGATTTCCTTGTTCGTAAAAGCTTCTCAAAAGATTGATAGCTTCTAATGCCATTATTCCTCCGGTGCACTTAAATTCCTTCCTTTTCGAGCCTTCGTCactgtcaaaaataaaaataaaaaataacaaaaaggaaaagaaaaaataaaacaaggaACCCTCTACTCAGTTATGTTACCAACTGAAAAGAGAAAATCAAAATATGATAACAAAGGTAAAAACTAATTCAAACAAATTTGTGTTCAGTTATGGAAGCCTACTCCCGATTCATGGTGTGAAGGTAGTAAAAATCAAGTATAGCACAGAAAGCTACACTTTTCACAAAGAGTTATTATCCCCAGAAATTCGCAAATTCCATAACGCAGCACGAGTAGTGAAAATAAGTAGTGTATTCAAATAACCAAAATACAATACAGGCACACATAACAAAAGGAGACATAAAGGTTGAAGCATATGATTCAGCATTCACCAAATATTACAAATAATCACACAAAGTCACTTCAAAAATAACATCTTGATATGATTTATAAACTATAGCTTTTCCACAAACAAGCCATAATATCGAAAAAAGATTATATCTCATATTCAAACCTTGCATATTTTCCTGAGTTGTATTTGTGCAAGGACATTATCGATCCACAACCTCCAAACTTATCATTTGCACATCCATAGTATACTTCTTTAATACCTGATTGACAATCAAGTGATGACAACCAAAAGGATCACCACTAAAAGCAACAAGAAAAATGTCAAAGTATTTGTTTTGCCATACCAATGATAGATAAAGCTGCTGCACACATTATGCATGGCTCACATGTAACATAAAGGGTGCACTGTGACAATTTCAAAGAAATTTCACCCCTCGTTAATCCACTTTTCTGACACCGCTCAAGCAGCTTATCAATTGCTTCCATCTCTGCATGCCTAGTGGCCTGTAGATAacaaatgaaaatgataataCACATATTACAACGACACACGAGCCAAACAAAATTGAGCATGTACAAATTCAAGAGagattatattttttcaaatatgagATCATACATTTCTCGTCTCAGTAGGCCGATTTCTCCCCGAGGCAATGACAGTCTGATCTTCAACAATAATACAACTGATTAAATGACAACAGAAGTTTAATGAGGATTACATGAAAACTTGGTAATCAATTTTCAGCCACATAATAAAAGTCTCAATCTTATCGATCTATTCCTATCGTAAAAGGTATAATGGGGACTTATATCATGGATATTATAAAGAATCACTCAGAAAATTATTTCCCCCTTGAATTGTTTATCTTCATTTTTTCAACTAAATTTAAGTTACAATTATTACTGGTATTTGCTTTCCCATCTGAAAAATgagggaattttttttaaaaataattgtttaaaagGAGAGCATAAGAAGCTTACCCCACTGGTACTTCAAGGTTGTCCAAGGCAAGCTTAGCCTGGCAAGGGAGAGGTGAGAATAATCAAAATCATCTCAATATACCCTGGGTAATAGTTCAATAATTTTCATACCCAAAGTACTCAAGTATATCAATAAAGCGAAAAAGAATGACATCAAGATACGGTTCTACCCAAGAACTGTGCATCCGTGATCAGTATTAGTATTGACTCATTTATTGATCTTGGTTTGACTTGATTAACATATTTGTGTTAATCTAATAAAGGCTTCTACTCAGATAGAAAAATGAGAACTTTAAATGATCGTTGCATCAACTGCATAAAAAGCATGTAgacccacaaaaaaaaaatttgtggatAACTGAACACCTGCCTGTTGTAGAGCAAGCTTCATAAACATAACATCATCAGGCATTGCTTCCTCCAATGAAGACGTCATCtgtattttgttaaataaaataagaaaacataAGTAGAACATCAAAAGCTCACACTCCATAGCAGGAACGAATCCACAGATTAGAGTTCGGGGACTTGAACTTAGAGTGAGTTTGGATTCAGAAGTTATaacttaaaaacacttaaataACTCCAGCTTTTTAAAgtgcttttattaaaaaaaaaaaaaaaaagataagcGAATTTGAAGTTTGGATAAATGTTAAAaagtgtttttattttaaattttaaaaagaattagAAGAAAAAGCGAAAAAGCCATAAATTTCAGCTTCTAAACAGCTTTTGTAACCAAACACaacattttttaagaaaatagtttttaAAAAGGTGCTTTTAACCCATGAACTTCTTTAACCAAATGGGCTCTTAATATAATAAGTTATACATATTACCAAAAAAGACAAATTATACCGTCAACGAGTTGTGCCCTGCGTCCAAAGGAGGAAAATTAATAGTGGAATTCGATTATCATTTTTAAGAACAATACCAAATTCCAATATATTTAACCATTTAAACCATTGAAAGCAGTTCAAAACATATggaaactaatattttttccaTCCAAAAAAGGTACCATTAATCTACAACAACTTAAGCATTGACTATTGTCATGGCATGTTTTGGCCTAGGCCTTAGTTAAATGCTCCAGGCTGCAAATATTTTGGGATTACAAAACACTTCCACTTTATTTGCTAATACCAGTGACATGCATCCTCTAATATCTGGTTTTATAATATACTTTAACATAGAAAACAAATGAGAACTCGATTTCCAGAAGGTAAATAGCATCAGAAATCATAGCACACATGGGGATATCTTTGTACTCAAAATAATTCTGTGAAACAAATGATTTGTACACACCCTAATTTAACTGAAATGAAAGTATAAATACAGAGGATTCAAGTAATACGATGGGTTAAGACAGCCAGGCAACAATAATTCTTAGAAAAAATTAAGCATCGGATCAATCTAATCTAATATGAAAAAATCAAGCATTGAATCAATAATTCTTTGCTGTTTTCCTTTAATCGTATTCCCTTCTAAAgtacgattttttttaaaatcaaactcCCAAAGAACAAGAAAAGAAGAACAAGAGAAGACCAACTCAACTCATTGCACAATCCCACGGGCTAAATCAAGACTAATTTTACAAATTCCAAAGTAATCCTCAAATGGGTTCTCATTGTAAACCTGATTATTACCTTCTCTACTTCAGATAAATTTTAAGGTTCGGTGCGTGCCCCTCTCTCTCTCCCCCTTATTGAAGGCGTTACAGCCCTTGGAAAGATCCGTTCCTGCTCCAGAGTTTGAATCTTGTTTCAAAAGCGAACTTCTCAGAGTCATTTTCACAAACATGTATAAAGGGTACGCACCATTGTGTCACTAAATGTGCATTGGTTATGGTTAACAGAGAGATGAATCTATCACTGTAATGCAGgtatgcttgaataaaatttaatagtCACGCCTAAAATCAAACTAGAAATACTTCGAAATTGAAAACGTAAACAACTAGAAAAAAATTCCATAATTCATggcatacaatcaaactagaaatattttttaaaaaaatcaaactacACAAAAGATAAAAGTTTACCCACTCGAACAAGAAAGGAGAACACCCACTTCTCCTCCTTCCCCAGAATTTTTTCGTTCCTTTTGTGTGAGCATCAAATTGCGGTGGGCCTTTTTCTTTTGAGTTGGGGATCCAATATTGATTGCTATCATGCtcgataaatttattaaatgtttttttaaaatattaaagtgagtttactattttattaacTAGAAATTTTATTTCGATACATGAAGTGTTGATAAATCAGTaaattgatatatgaattattgTAAATGACTTAATTGACACACGATTAGATAGTTCATGTTCAATGTCAAAGAAATATAGTTGTAAGTTTTTTGGGTTTTCATTGTCGGATGGTATTAATTGGCCTATAAAATGGTAAAGCTGACCTTGTACACGAAATGTATAAATTCCAGCATTTCTTTTAGCAAAAGATTTGTCGCAATGTATTCCCATTGATGTGAAAGCAAACATGTTATTGTAACTACGAACACGTGTATTGAACTATTTTGCATCATCAGCATTACCAGCGTATAGTTGTACCAAGTCAGAAGGCATTTATGAAGGTAAAAGATTTATTTCTCCTAACGAGCAACAAGATGTGGTGGTTCAGCGTATATGTGCGTTGCGC of the Primulina huaijiensis isolate GDHJ02 chromosome 1, ASM1229523v2, whole genome shotgun sequence genome contains:
- the LOC140985014 gene encoding tRNA-specific adenosine deaminase TAD2-like isoform X2, which gives rise to MTSSLEEAMPDDVMFMKLALQQAGLALDNLEVPVGCIIVEDQTVIASGRNRPTETRNATRHAEMEAIDKLLERCQKSGLTRGEISLKLSQCTLYVTCEPCIMCAAALSIIGIKEVYYGCANDKFGGCGSIMSLHKYNSGKYASDEGSKRKEFKCTGGIMALEAINLLRSFYEQGNPNAPKPHRKLMQPRD
- the LOC140985014 gene encoding tRNA-specific adenosine deaminase TAD2-like isoform X1, whose protein sequence is MTSSLEEAMPDDVMFMKLALQQAKLALDNLEVPVGCIIVEDQTVIASGRNRPTETRNATRHAEMEAIDKLLERCQKSGLTRGEISLKLSQCTLYVTCEPCIMCAAALSIIGIKEVYYGCANDKFGGCGSIMSLHKYNSGKYASDEGSKRKEFKCTGGIMALEAINLLRSFYEQGNPNAPKPHRKLMQPRD